A stretch of the Candidatus Binataceae bacterium genome encodes the following:
- a CDS encoding serine/threonine-protein kinase, whose product MAKTGTSGGLPNEPLTSGTVLQNRYEIERLLGGGGMGMVYLARDHRLANRYCAVKEMVDHFIDQQQRIEANEYFAREADTLAQLKHSAIPAISDRFDDQNRHYLVMEYVEGRNLEEEIAARGGPLPEGLIIDIARQLCDVLAYLHGFAPPVIYRDMKPSNVMLTPKGRVVLIDFGIARLFKSARKGTMIGTLGFAPPEQYQGAVDPRSDIYSLGATLHYALTGRDPEKYPPFSFPPVRDLRPEVSTNLAGAIDRALAYQADARPVTIQDFREMMLYGTGLGDAVGGPAVTSHGGTADLVLPRETAEVTAPPHPRRRHRRKRRAVAFAAFFVVVAGGAFGATYVYNNPELQQRLGVKSFIDSLPWKVEERLNAAAAHPLDFQRMTLQLSTRSGAPLSSPRATFTNIELANNQYLQWNASFVNRLAGLKGQDEKVEARFLSPSGLQIASSDASRFVGPGENSAQFSGVALMPDLGALPPGNYKVAIYVNSQPIAEQAFAVSQDLAALKAAEAANAAEKAREAADNAKAHDEAERLAMLEARRRKPLQLAEIEFLNSTKSGTPLAGPSTSFNASKVLFVNWRITFENRLYNLDTGQYRVDAAYIAPDGHTLGSVDDIRIVPPNSRTAIFSGRVGNSAGGAFVPGQYTVNFYLNGQYVAQKKFHVLADNSPAYPPTSLGASLSSPPSSLNGGGAATGTIDVPTLATGRIDGLAGTNNIPLELRLRPQPNGFLHGEMVIHLANYGATPIQGFIRGNHVEFQVPYGAKTLYFDGRRSADQLSGTFSATPTGERGSWTTVTN is encoded by the coding sequence ATGGCGAAGACAGGCACATCCGGCGGGTTGCCTAATGAGCCGCTCACGTCCGGCACGGTCCTGCAAAACCGTTACGAGATCGAGCGCCTGCTGGGCGGCGGCGGGATGGGGATGGTCTATCTGGCGCGCGACCATCGGCTTGCCAACCGCTATTGCGCGGTCAAGGAGATGGTCGACCACTTCATCGACCAGCAGCAGCGAATCGAGGCCAACGAATACTTCGCCCGCGAAGCCGACACGCTGGCTCAGCTCAAGCACTCGGCCATTCCCGCCATAAGCGACCGCTTCGACGACCAGAATCGCCATTACCTGGTGATGGAGTACGTCGAGGGCCGCAACCTCGAAGAGGAGATCGCGGCGCGCGGCGGCCCGCTGCCCGAGGGGCTGATAATCGACATCGCGCGCCAGCTTTGCGACGTGCTGGCCTACCTCCACGGTTTCGCGCCGCCGGTCATCTACCGCGACATGAAGCCGTCGAACGTGATGCTGACGCCGAAGGGGCGGGTGGTGCTGATCGACTTCGGCATCGCGCGCCTGTTCAAGAGCGCGCGCAAGGGGACGATGATCGGCACGCTCGGCTTCGCGCCGCCCGAGCAGTATCAGGGCGCGGTCGATCCGCGAAGCGATATCTATTCGCTCGGCGCCACGCTGCACTATGCGCTCACCGGGCGCGATCCGGAGAAATATCCGCCGTTCAGCTTTCCGCCGGTGCGCGACCTGCGTCCGGAGGTCTCGACCAATCTGGCGGGCGCGATCGATCGCGCTCTCGCCTATCAGGCCGACGCGCGCCCCGTGACGATCCAGGATTTCCGCGAGATGATGCTCTACGGCACGGGCCTCGGCGACGCGGTCGGGGGGCCTGCGGTCACCTCCCACGGCGGCACCGCCGATCTCGTGCTGCCGCGTGAGACGGCCGAGGTAACCGCGCCGCCGCATCCGCGCCGCCGCCACCGGCGCAAGCGCCGCGCCGTGGCGTTCGCCGCCTTTTTCGTGGTCGTAGCCGGCGGCGCGTTCGGCGCGACCTACGTTTACAACAATCCCGAGTTGCAGCAGCGGCTCGGCGTCAAATCGTTCATCGATAGTCTGCCCTGGAAGGTTGAAGAGCGCCTGAACGCCGCCGCGGCTCATCCGCTCGATTTCCAGCGCATGACGCTGCAACTCTCGACCCGCTCGGGCGCGCCGCTCAGCTCGCCGCGGGCGACCTTTACCAATATCGAGTTGGCGAACAATCAGTACCTGCAGTGGAATGCTTCCTTCGTCAATCGGCTGGCGGGACTCAAGGGACAGGACGAGAAGGTAGAGGCGCGTTTCTTGAGCCCCTCGGGCCTGCAGATCGCGTCCAGCGACGCGAGCCGCTTTGTCGGACCGGGCGAGAACTCGGCCCAGTTCAGCGGCGTCGCGCTGATGCCTGACCTGGGCGCGCTCCCGCCCGGAAACTACAAGGTTGCAATTTACGTCAACAGCCAACCGATCGCCGAGCAGGCCTTCGCGGTCAGCCAGGACCTTGCGGCGTTGAAGGCGGCCGAGGCCGCCAACGCGGCAGAGAAGGCGCGCGAGGCGGCGGACAACGCCAAGGCGCATGACGAAGCCGAGCGGCTCGCGATGCTCGAAGCTCGCCGGCGCAAGCCCTTACAGTTGGCGGAGATCGAATTCCTCAACAGCACCAAGTCGGGCACTCCGCTGGCCGGGCCGAGCACCAGCTTCAATGCCTCCAAGGTTCTCTTCGTGAACTGGCGCATCACCTTCGAAAATCGGCTTTACAATCTCGATACCGGCCAATACCGGGTCGACGCGGCTTACATCGCGCCCGACGGCCATACGCTCGGCAGCGTGGACGACATCCGTATCGTGCCGCCCAACTCGCGCACCGCGATCTTCAGCGGACGGGTCGGCAACTCGGCCGGCGGCGCGTTCGTGCCCGGCCAGTACACGGTCAATTTCTATCTGAACGGCCAATACGTGGCGCAGAAAAAATTCCACGTGCTCGCGGACAATTCGCCGGCTTACCCCCCAACCTCGCTGGGGGCGTCATTGAGCTCGCCGCCGAGCAGCCTCAACGGCGGCGGCGCGGCAACCGGCACGATCGACGTCCCGACCCTCGCCACCGGCCGAATCGACGGGCTCGCGGGCACCAACAACATACCGCTCGAGTTGCGCCTGCGCCCGCAACCCAATGGCTTTCTGCACGGCGAGATGGTGATCCATCTGGCCAACTATGGAGCTACGCCGATCCAGGGCTTTATCCGCGGCAACCACGTCGAGTTCCAGGTGCCGTACGGAGCCAAGACGCTCTACTTCGACGGCCGCCGCAGTGCCGATCAGCTGAGCGGAACCTTCTCCGCGACGCCCACCGGCGAGCGGGGCAGTTGGACGACTGTCACCAATTGA
- a CDS encoding FHA domain-containing protein has protein sequence MASNVSREKLLFYSAAGGMGGFAAWGVQESFAGIRSYYLRDATTGLIIGLFICGFLASIEALSVSQWRQAMRGVKSGAIFGAIGGAAGLVGGEILFSILHGLVGRVLGWALLGVAVGLGVGWASGSGARKRNGALGGLLGGALGGLCYQTLTTTFPQFFGRAIAIIVLGMLIGFFIGLVGELLKRGWLMVIRSQSRNAREGREYPLTKPVTIIGRAEESDIGLFGDQSVLAHHAIIRREGRDFVVSPAGGGQILINRRPVSGRQALHSGDRVEVGGTLFIFRERAQAAQN, from the coding sequence ATGGCGAGTAACGTTTCCCGGGAAAAGCTCCTTTTTTACTCCGCGGCGGGCGGGATGGGCGGATTCGCCGCATGGGGTGTGCAGGAATCGTTCGCCGGCATCCGCAGCTACTATTTGCGCGACGCGACGACCGGCCTGATTATCGGACTGTTCATCTGCGGCTTTCTCGCCTCGATTGAGGCGCTCAGCGTCAGCCAATGGCGTCAGGCGATGCGCGGGGTCAAGAGCGGCGCGATCTTCGGCGCGATCGGCGGCGCCGCGGGATTGGTCGGCGGCGAGATCCTTTTCAGCATCCTGCACGGGCTTGTCGGCCGCGTGCTGGGATGGGCGCTGCTCGGCGTCGCGGTTGGATTGGGGGTTGGATGGGCGTCCGGGTCGGGCGCGCGCAAACGCAACGGCGCGCTGGGCGGTCTTCTCGGCGGCGCGCTCGGCGGGCTCTGCTACCAGACGCTGACCACCACCTTTCCTCAATTTTTCGGCCGCGCGATCGCGATTATCGTGCTTGGCATGCTGATCGGGTTCTTCATCGGACTGGTGGGCGAATTGCTCAAGCGGGGATGGCTGATGGTGATCCGCAGCCAGAGCCGCAACGCCCGCGAGGGCCGCGAATATCCGCTGACCAAGCCGGTCACGATCATCGGGCGCGCCGAGGAGAGCGATATCGGCCTGTTCGGCGACCAGAGCGTGCTGGCCCATCACGCGATCATCCGCCGCGAGGGGCGCGATTTCGTGGTCAGTCCGGCGGGCGGCGGCCAGATACTGATCAACCGCCGTCCGGTGAGCGGGCGCCAGGCGCTGCACAGCGGCGACCGGGTCGAGGTCGGCGGCACACTATTTATCTTCCGCGAGCGGGCGCAGGCCGCGCAGAACTGA
- a CDS encoding Ku protein, with translation MASRPVGNGNISFGLVSIPVRLFPATRSRSVSFNLLHAKDLSRIQQKIFCPVDNTIIDRSELVRGYEVSKDRYVTFSDDELKTLEARGGNHSIEITEFVPLEQIDPIYFETAYYLGCDQASAKAYRLLTDAMTKTGRVALGRYTLRGKEHVVVLRPYEKGLMMHTIYYADEVRSIDDVDRATNEAAKESELALAERLIGELTSKKIDLSKYHDTFREKVEEAAQQKVAGQQVTEAHEEPRRGQVIDLMAALKASLEKRGAARAPEHEAEAAGESAEEPAKATGTGDAKAHARAPRARAGARRRAASKK, from the coding sequence ATGGCATCACGTCCCGTCGGCAACGGCAACATCTCGTTCGGCCTGGTTTCGATTCCTGTGCGCCTTTTCCCGGCGACACGGTCCAGATCGGTCAGCTTCAACCTGTTGCATGCCAAGGATCTGAGCCGGATCCAGCAGAAAATCTTCTGCCCCGTGGATAATACGATTATCGACCGCAGCGAACTGGTGCGCGGCTATGAAGTTTCCAAGGATCGCTACGTCACTTTCAGCGACGATGAACTGAAGACCCTGGAGGCGCGCGGCGGCAACCATTCGATCGAGATAACCGAGTTCGTCCCGCTGGAGCAGATTGACCCGATCTATTTCGAGACCGCGTATTACCTCGGATGCGATCAGGCCTCGGCCAAAGCCTATCGCCTGCTCACCGACGCAATGACAAAGACCGGGCGCGTCGCGCTTGGGCGTTACACGCTGCGCGGCAAGGAACACGTCGTGGTTCTGCGGCCCTACGAGAAAGGGCTGATGATGCACACGATCTACTATGCCGACGAGGTGCGATCGATCGACGACGTTGATCGCGCGACCAACGAGGCCGCCAAAGAAAGCGAACTCGCCCTGGCCGAGCGGCTAATCGGCGAGCTCACGAGCAAGAAGATAGACCTGTCAAAGTATCACGATACCTTCCGCGAAAAGGTCGAAGAGGCAGCGCAGCAGAAGGTCGCCGGACAACAGGTGACGGAAGCGCACGAAGAGCCGCGGCGCGGCCAGGTGATCGACTTGATGGCCGCGCTCAAGGCTTCGCTCGAAAAGCGCGGGGCTGCCCGCGCTCCGGAGCACGAGGCCGAAGCCGCCGGCGAGTCTGCCGAGGAGCCCGCCAAGGCGACCGGCACGGGCGACGCCAAAGCGCACGCCCGTGCACCGCGCGCGCGCGCCGGCGCGCGCCGCCGCGCCGCATCCAAGAAGTAG